ATCCACATCATACTCATCTACAACGACAGATATATCATCAGAATCTTCCTCTTCACCATCTTGTGCTATTATATCAACATCTGATGATGAATCATCGATTGCAATTTCATCAGCTACCTCTGATGCACTTACCGCACCAATTGTTAAAATAGCCAGTATTAAACTAACAATTATCAAATGTTTTATATTCATAATAAATCACATTTTTACTTTAAATATATTCAATTTGAATACAATATAATATTTATTTTACACACATATAAATATTAGTTTTACAATATTATAAAAGAAAATATGAATATTAAAAAATAAATAATAAAAAAATGAAAATTAAATTCAAATATTAAACTAAATAACTAAAAATTTAATAATTAATTAAAAATAAAAAAAGAAATAAGGAAATTAATCCTTATTTTTTAACTTTTACTGTTAATTTTTTAACAGTTTTACCGTAAGATGCTTGGATTTTAATCTTTTTACCAACTTTAAGTTTTTTCAATACATTTTTCTTAATGGTTACTTTAGCAATACCTTTTTTGTTGGTTTTTGCAGTGTATTTTTTACCATTGAATTTAAAAATAACTTTTAAGCCTTTTTTAGCTTTTTTATTGATTTTTAAAGTTGCCTGTAAAACAAGTTTTTTAGCGGATTTTTTAACTTTAACCTTTTTAAGTGTTAAAGTGATTTTGTCTGCTTTTTTAGGAGTTACAACTGCTTTTTCTTTAACTGTTACTGTGAAAGTGTTTGAGTAGAATACATAATCTTCTTCTCCTTCTCCCCAATAATCAGAGGAATATACTTTAATTGTATGATCCCCAGCTGTTTTAAATGGAATAGAATAAGTTTTTTCACCTAAATTAAATATATTAATTTTATCTTTTTGTTCAACACCATCAACATAAATTTCAAAGTATTGGTTTAATGTTTTTGGTCCAGTAATTTTAACTACAACACTGTTTCCAACTTCAACTGTTGATGGAGTAACTGTTACAGAAATACTTGCATCATTTTTCTTAACAGAAACATAAGAAGTATCGGTGAAATTTTGAGTTCCATTATTATATTCAACAATTAATATATGATACCCTTCAGCCAATTTAGCTAATGAAACACTTGCTTTACCTTTAACAACATTTGCACTACCTACATCACCATCTTTTATATATCTCCCTTCATCATCAGGATCTTCTTTAGCAGTGTATACTTTAAGAGTTCCAGAATATGAACTTGGTAAATTAATAGAAATAAATTCATTTTCACCAATACTCATTTCATAAGGAGTATAAATATCAAATACAGTTTTTACAGTGTATGTTGTAGTTTTAAGTGGATAAAATGAATCATTACGTAATTCAACTGATAATTGATATTCAGCATCTAAATTTAAATCACCAGTGAAAAGAGTATAATTTGCATGACCATCTTTGTAAGATAATTTAGTTTCTTTACCATTGAATATTAAATATAAATCCCCATTTGCATTATTTGGTACACAAATATTTAATGATATATCAGATCCAATAGAAATTTCCTCATCACCATCATAAAATTCATCAATATCAACATTAAAATCAATTGAAATAGTTTTTGATGCAACTACAGTTGAATTTTCCCCATCAAAATATTTTATTTGAACAAAATGCTCGCCCATTTTTGGAGTTTTGTTTAAATTTTCTAAATAAATTTCATTATCAGAACCAATAGTTTTATTATAATATAACTCACCATCAATATAAATGAGAATATTACCGTCTAAATCAAGATTATAATAATCACAATAAATAAAATCATTAGATTGACCTTCTGAAGGATTAACAATACAATTATAAATACTAGCACTAATACCATCATATCCTTCATTTTCAGTGACTTTTAAAGTATAATCAAGAAGAGTTATTCCAGTACCGGAAACTGGTATAAAATTAACAAGAATTTTATAATCTCCCGGAGAGGATATATTTAAATCAGCTAAGTCAAACTCAACGAAATCATTCTCACCATAACTAAAGTCTTCATCATATATTGGAGTTTCACTATCTCCAACAGTGACAGTTAAGTTACCTTCACTATCTTCAGCGTAATTTGATACACTAAATACATAATTATCGGAATTATTAGCAATAGACTTTTGATAATATGTAGAAAAGTCATCGGCACTAAGTTCTTTAGCAGGCTCTTCATCCGGATTATCTCCAGGTTCATCTCCTCCTTCATCATCACCAGCAATTACACCAACATCATCAACTGCCAATGCATCGCCTTCTTCAACTGCAAGTGCATCTGCATCATCAGCTGCACTTACAGCACCAATTGTTATTATAGCCAGTATCAAACTGACTATTATCAAATGTTTTATCTTCATAATAAATCACATTTTTTACTTAAATATATTCAATTTGAATACAATTTAATATTAGTCGTGTAAACTATATATGCCTTATGCTTTTTATCGAATGTTTAACCAATATTTTTTAAAAAAAGTGAATTATTTTAGTTAAATATTATAAAAATAATAATAAATTTTCAAAATATTATAAAAATAAAATAAAAAAATGACAATCTTTTAATATATTCAAATTTTACCTAAATTTTAACAGTATTTTTCAAATATGTTGCACTAATTGACTTTATTGTTTTAGGTTTTTTAACAGTCAAGCCTGCAACGCCATTTTTGTTGGTTTTAATCAGATACTTTTTGGAGTTGATTTTGACTGAGACCACTTTATTTTTGACTTTTTTGCTGATTGTGACCTTAATTACCAGTTTCTTTTTGGTTTTAGACACTTTTAAAATAATTGGCACTGCCTTTATCTTTTTTGTAAGCTTAAATCCCATATACTCAATTTTCAATGAGTATTTTTTGTTTTTGAGCTTCATTGATTTTTTAAATGTCATGATGCCTTTTTTGTTGGTTTTGATTTTGTATGTTTTGCCGTTGAACTTGACAGTCACGACCTTGTTTGCCAGTGCCTTGCCATTTTGAGTTAAAAGCTTCATTTTAACATTTATTCCCTTGAAATTTGCCTTAAAAGATATGAATTTGATTTTTGGAGCAATGACACTTAATTCCGCCCAATTATCCAAATCAGTAAATCCATCTTCACCATGATACTCAATATTAACTTCATAATCGCCGACTTTCAGGTTTTTAAGAGACAATTTAGCGATTCCGTCTTTTACATTAATCCTGTACTGCTTTTCATCAATTTCAAATATCACATATCCTTTGGACTGGCTTGGAACCTTAACTGTAATGTATTGGTTATCTCCTGCCGTAAATTCCCACTGGTAAGTGATTTTGGCAGCGATGTAGACTTTCTCTGATTGGTTTTTTACCGCATAATCACTTCCGCTGTACTGTGCCAGTATGTCATGATATCCGAGATTCAGTGATGCAATGTTGATTTCAGCGTAACCCCCTCTAAGTTTTACTGATTTGAAGTGCTTGCCGTCAGCATAAACTACCAAATCTCCCTGTGCGTCACCTGGAAGTTTAAGATACACTTTTGAATCACTTTCAAAGTGGAAATAATACGGAATGCTTATGGAATAGTCGATTGTAAAGTTGCATGTCTTATTCAATGCATAATATTTCACATCTCCTGAGTATGACATGAACAATGTATATGTTCCTGCCCTTAAGTTTGAAATATCTATCTCAACGATATTATTTACAGTAGTTGATCGTTTAAACTGATATGTCTGACCGTTGATTGTTGTTTTAAGCAGGTTATTGTTTAATGTATCCGGCAGATAGATTTCAAGGATGTTCTGATTGCCATATGTGAAATGGTCAGTCCATACCTCAAGGTCATAGCTCATATTTACAGATTGTATCTTTGTTCTTGAGAAATCCTTTGAAGTGTAGATGACCTTGATTTCACGGTTTGTATATTTCAGATACCCTTCAAGAGACATTATGAATTCCCCGTTATCCGTGTTTGAATTAACAATCAGCTTATCGTCAAGATATACTTTAACATTTCCATTGATGTTTTCCTGTGTTTTAACGCTTATGCAGTCATCATGCCCGATGTTTATCACTTCAGGAATGCTTATTACCACATTTGTGACTGTGAAGTTGAATGTCCTGTTGTATGGATGATAATAGCTGTCTCCATGATAGACAACCCTGAATGTATGGTCTCCAAGAGACAGTCCTGAAAACGGATTATCGGAAAAGTAAACGGTCGGTCTTGATGTGGTTCTGTTTAGAAGTTCATCATCAATATAAAATTCAACTATTCCGTTAGCAGATCTTGGAAAAGCCAGAAGTGTAGAGTATTTATCACCCTGCAATATCTCCTGTGGAAAATGAAGCATATTATAGTCCGGAGAATATTTCATTATCTTCAATGGAGTGGTGATGTTCAAATCAGCCCCATTATAAAAGGCACTTACCTTATAATACCTGCAGTCAATAGGCGGCCAGATTGAAACAACAAGTTCATGAGTCCTTTCGGGAAGTGTGATTGGAACCTTAAATGATTTTTCAGTGATTGTACGGTTATATATTACCTCATCATCTATTTTTACGGCAAAATCCCCTGAGGCATTTTCGGGCAGTTTTACATCAATGTCGCTTAGATTCTCATGCCACATCTGCTCATCGAACGTTACTTCGATTTTTTCGGTTAAATTGTCAGAAGTGGAATTGTCCTCTGCGCTGAGAGCACCTAAACTCAGCAAAAAAAGAATTATAAACAGCAGGAGAAGTTTGACTTTCATGGTAAAATATATGTTATACTGATTAATATTGTTTTAGTTTAAAAAAAGAAAAGAAAGTTTGATTAAAAATCAAACTCCTAGATAGTTGTGCTGACAGTTACCACACCATAATCCTTGGTGGTGCTTTCATCATCCACAACATTTCCGTCTTTTATAATTTGAACTTCAAGCTTGTCTGACCCGCTGGTCTTTTTCTGCACAGCAGCGGCAATTACATCATATTGTGACTCATCGATTTCAATGACCTCATCGCCTGTTCCCTCATACATTGTGCTGGCATCTCCATCACCAACAGATGCTGACCAGTCAACCGGACATGAGATTCTTATCTGCAGACCCTCATCTGAGCTTACAGTGTTGATGTTTCCCACATTACTTACAAGGCCGCTGTCAACATCATCATCAGATGCTACTTGAGCGACTGCAAAAGCTCCTGCTGCAATTAAAGCAACAATAAGTAGTACAATAAGAATTATGTGCTGCGAACGTGACATGGCCTCCGGATCAGCAATTCCAAATAATGGAGGAACCATTCTTCCTTCATTGATTGCCTCTGAGCATTTAATAGCATCATATGCTGCATAAATAGTCCATCCCATTCCAAGAACAAGAGAGACTAAAGTGACAGCCAAACTTTCACCTGCCGCCCACTGAAGAAGCAGGTTAAAAGCCATGATAAAAGCACCGACAGTACAGAATACCAGTCCTCTTTTATATAAACGCAGATAGAATATATGTCCGATTCCACACAGGAAATATGAAATCAGACCTCCGACGATATCAAGTATTGGAGCTATCCATTTGTTCTTTTCAGCTGGCTTTTGGGATGTGTTTTGCGGTTTGGATGGAACTTCCGGCAATTCAGCACCGCAATCTATGCAGAACTTTGCAGGATCCGGATTTTCACATCCGCATTTTGGACAGAATTTCATAATATCACCTTAATCATTTTACAACTATTTCTTTTAACAGATTATCATCAGCCCCGACAATTGAAACTAGCTTATTGTCTTTTGCATAAGCAAATCCTTGAACCCCTTCAATATCATAGTCATATCCTTTAACTCCATTGATTGTTTTTGAATCTCCTGCAACCTGTTCAACAACGGAATTGTCAACTTTACGCTTGTCATATGATATTACACTGAATGTTATGTTGTCTTTACCTTTCTTGAAGGTTTTCTCGGAGATGAACATTTTAACGCCATTTTCGAGTTTCTGTTCGTAATCATCAAATGATGCGCTTGCATCCTCATTATATCCGTCCGGAAGCTTGAATTCTATTCCTTCAATGATTACCTTTTTGGTAGTGGTTTTAGGAGCGGATGTGTCTTTATTGTCAGCATCAATCTGTGCACCGTTTCTAAGTATGATATACTGGCCGTTTTCAAGGGTTATGTCCTTGTCGGTTTTGAAGTTGTCGTTTTCAACGATATCTTCAATCTGATGTCTGGAATTCTTGGTTATTTCAATATATGCCTGCTCTTCAGTGGATTTGACAGTATATTTCCCTGCAGGGATGTCATCGCCTACCTTATACATTCCTTCCTTATAGTGTCCGTCTTCAGCTTCCCTGTCTGGAGAGTCATCAAGCTCGTATAAATCACCACCCTGAATTTCAAGGTATTCTCCGTCTTCAACTGTGATGTATACCCCACCGTGTGTGTTGAGGTTGTAGATAACACTGTCAAGATCACCTGAAGAGTCTGATGAAACTGCAAGGTAAAGATTGTAGGTATTGCATTTCACATAATATTCGCCTGCAGGAAGATCATCGCCCACCTTATAGGTACCGTCGCTGAGCAAAATATCTTCAGCACTTACATAGCTTATAGCTGCCACAGCAACTATTAAAATTAGAAATATTTTAAAAAAAGTTTTATAATTCATATAATCTCCTCATTTATTGAAAAAAAAAGAAAAATAAAGAGGAAATAATTCCTCTTAGACTACTTTAATAACTTGGACATGTGTATAGAAATATCCAACTGAATAATGGTTGTGAGTAGTTGTCTTACCACATCCAGGGCATTTGAATCTGGAAGTTGCCTTAACCTTTTTGCTGCTGGATTTATATTTATGGGATGCTGGAATATATTTCAGCTTAACAACTTTATTAATAACTTTTTTATAAGTTTCAGTGTTACCGCTCATTGATTTAAAATGTTTCATTCCCAAACCATACAGCAATACTTTAGCTTTTCCATTTTTAACGGTAGCATAACTGGTTGCACCGTTAGCTCTGATTTTAAGCTTACCGTCTTTAACATTCTTACCACTAGTAGTTTTAACCTTTATAGTGATTATTTTACTGGCAGTGGAATAAATAGAATATTGTTTTTTCATTACAATTTTGGTTTTAAGACGTTTTTTCAAAACAGCTTTAGCTTTAACCTTTTTAGAAGCCTGTAAGTTGGCATTTCCATTAAATTTAGCAGTGTATTTGTAGGTTTTGGTTTTACTTAATTTAATAGATTTAGTAGCCCATCCATTTTTAACAGCAACTTTATAGGTTTTACCGTTGATTTTGAATGTGACTGTTCCTTCGTTAACAGCCTTACCATTACTGGTCACTTTTGCCTTAATAGTTGTCTTGAAACCTTTATACTCAGTCACTTTATAAGCTTTAATACTTACAGGGGCTTTAGTGATTACAGCAGTTTTTGTAACAGCAGCTGCAGTTACGTAAGATAATTGTGATGAAAATGTAACACTCCAAGTTCCAACACCTACAGCAGGTGTGAATGAAATATAACCGTTGGAATCAGTTACATAAGATTCTTTTACCTCAGTACTGCCTTTTTTATATACCACATTCAATCCCATAGATGTAAGAGGATTTCCTTTTGTATCAGTTACTCTTGCAGTCATGGTTCCGGTATTATAAACCCCATTGAAATCATTTGCAGTAATTACTGCGTTTCCACTAACCTTAATTGAATTTGCACTCATAAGGTTGCCATCAGCTTTATTATATGCACCTACCATATAAAGGCCTGGTTTAAGAAAATTTTTTCCAAGAGTGATATAGTAATTACCTGCAGAGGCTGAACCTTGATCACCATAGTAATATTGGGTTTCCTGAACTTGAGTGCCATGCACATCAAAAAAGACAAACTTGAAATTATACGCTTCAGTATAATACATACTATATGGACTAAGATAATAATAGAACTTTCCACCACTTGTTGATGAAATCTGATTGTCGTCTAAAATTTTAACAGTATACTGATATGAATAAACAGGTATAGCTGCTGAAAGAGCCTCCTCAGATTCATCCTTAGATATTATTGAGTCATCATTTACAGTAGATAACACCTCATCATTTTCTTCAATTGCAACCTCATCATCTGCTGTTGCTTCATACGTATCCTCACCAACATCTGCTACTATCTCCTCCACTTCCTGATTATCAGTTGCTATAGTATCAGTAGCATTATCTGCAGCACTAACAGAGGACATAGCACAAATACTTACTATTAATAACAGTAGGATTAATAATCCACTCTTCTTTTTCAACATAATATCCCTTTTAAATTAATTTAATCATAGGACAATATTTACCTATGTTAATAAATCTGTTTAAAATTGTATATAATAGTTATTCATTAAATGTAAAAAATAATGGACATATGAGTTAATTTGGTAAAAAAAAATAGTACAATATCTTGAAATATTACAATTATCTAATAAATGTTCAGAAAATACAATTAAAATTTATCCAAATCAAGAATTATTAATAAAAATAAATATTCATAACAAAAATTAATATAAAAATTATTAAATGATTAAAAATACTGAACAAAATTTATGTAAAAAATATCATACATTAAACGGTTCGAATCTTATTGAGACAAAGATACGTACGTAATTATAAATTTATTACTCTGACTAAAATATAGTCCATGAAATGAACTAAAAAAAATAAGAAAAATAAGGAAGTTAATCCTTTTTAATGATTTTTATCATAAGTTGCAATACATGTAACTTTTGTTATTTAAGAACTTTTTAGTCAACATCCAATGTATCATTAACTTTCTTCAAATATTTATCAGAATGGAATTTATATAAAGAAATAGAGAGATCATTTGAAAAGTAAATCTCTTTTAATGCTTCGTTTCACCCACTGACCTTTAAGGTCAATGTATTCTTTCACTATAAGATAAATTAATTTAAACTGTAATTAATTGAGTTTCGATTGCAGGAATATTATTTAAATTACTGGTTATTCTGCTTGCATCAAATATTTGCGCATTATTATGAATAATGGCAACTAACTGAACATTCAAACAAATGTTTTCTTCAGTAATGGCTGCTTGGATAGTGATACTAACCAAATTTTTGAAATAACCTTTATCTAGGTTAAATAGTTCAGATGCATTTAAAAATTCAAATGCAACAGGTTTGGAATTGATATCCAAATCCAATGTTACATCATTATCCAACTCAATTGAAACATCATATTCATAAGGATCACTAGAATAAACAAATAATGAATTGTTTTTATAATCATAATCATATCTTAATCTAGCCATACATTTCATCCATTTACATAATTTATTTTTTGATTGAATCGATTAATTCACAATTATTACTTATTATGTATTCTAACAACATATAATCAATATTAAGGCATGCAATATCAGTTATTAAGAAACTCTTCAGGTTTTTTCGGAATAACTTCTCCATTAAATATAGAAAAAATACCAGTTGAATTATTAATTATTCCATTATCTCGAGTAATAAAATAAATTACATTATCCAATTTATCAGATGTTTTAAAGGCATCCAATAGAATTTCTGCATCCGGGCTATGAATTCCTATATCATTAAGAAAACCAATAATTTGAGCATCCCCTAAATTAATAGAATAATGATATAAATCCACTTTTTTAAAAAGAAAGTTAAGAGCAGAATAATAATTTTTATAATCTGATTTTAAAGTCAAAAATTCTTCATTTATCCAGATTTCAAAAGAGGAACTAATAGAATATTTTAAAATATCATTATAGTAAGAAAATAACCTATTAACAATTTTTAGAAATTTTTTCCTATTAAATCCAAATGGATAATCTTCAAAAGAATATTTATTTAAAAATTTTCTTTTAACAATATATAATGAAGAGGCAATTTTTTCATCAGGAATTTTATTAACTAAAATAAATTTCCTAATACAACCAATAACTTCAAATGAAATTTTTTCAAGCTTAGAGAGTACATTATTCGATTCTTTTTTAACATTCTCACTAGTAACTTTAATTGAGTTGGATTTAAAGTATTTTTCGCAAATATCTTTTGCACTGTCTTTAGTAGCAATTGATAGAAAAATATTGCTATCTAAGAAATGATAATTCATATTAATCCTCCTCAAAATAGATATCAATTAATGGACCTAAAAATCCTCTATCTTCGTGAGAACAGTCAGCATATTTTGTAAAATCTATCCACTCATCTGATTTATTAATAAAATCATCAACTATATGATCTAAATTATAAATTGAAGTTTGAAATTTTTGATTCCATTGAGTATAGTTTTCATCATAAAATGAATCATGTTCCAGACATCTTAAACCTTGGGCAAAACTAAACCAAAGATTTTTAATAGGTTTTTTTAGAATATTCCATTTTTCAGATATTAAATTTTCATCATTTAAAAAATCAATTTGGCGAGTGAATTTAGTGAAAATTAAACTAAAATCTTGCATATAAATAATTGGAATTAATTTACATTGACAATTCCTAAATGACATAACATATTCATCTCCATCACCAATGAACTTATCATTTCCAGTTGGATTAAAAATACCATATTTGAATTCGTGAAGCATATCTAAAGGAGCAAAATCCTTATAAATATCTTCAGCCAACGCCGAATAAACATAATTACCTTTAGAAATTAAATTTAAAATTGATTCGGTGATTTCTGGAAAATCATTTATGTCATTACCATTAAATCTGTCCAAATATTTATCATTCAAAGAATAATTTTCACCAACAGCTGTTAAATATTTTTTAGATTCATTAAATGAAAATCTTAAAGTTTCACTGAACGGACCATAGCAATACCAATAATATGGCAAATCATCATACAATGGATGGTCTTCACCCAAATCCATTTTTACTTTATATATTACTTTTTGAAGTACTAATTCGTTAATAGGCATACTGTTTTCTTTAAATAAACAAATTACATTTTTAGTCAATTCATTATTGGTTTTAATTATATTTGAAATCATACCATTTCCTCCAAAAAATTAATTAAATTATAATATGTTTTAATAATATATAAATATATTGAATAATCCAAAAATTAAAAAATGTATATAATATAGCCAAATTAATTAAAATAGCTTAAAATAACTTATTTTACCAAAATAAATCAAAAAAAGTATATGTTCAAGTGTAACGTATATTTCGAGACATAAGATACGTAATATATTATATACTTAAAAAAAATAAAAGGGAATTAATCTAAATTATCGGCAATATTATCAAACATTGCCTCATCAAATTCTAATCCCCTTTTCTCAAATATAGTTCGTAGCATATCCATTCCTGTTGGAATATTAGGGTCATTAATTCTTTCCCTAATTTTTTCATGCTCTTCAGGTGTGGGTTTTTTTGTACAGTAGTATTCTGCACAATGTATTTTTGATTTAATAGTCATTAGTCATACCCCATTCTAGTTAATTGTATACCTTTTATGTTTTTATCATTTATATAATTTGATAATGCAATCCCATACATAATATCACAAATATCATTAGCTTTTTCAGAATCCGAATATTTTTCATCACAATCATTTTGACAAGATTTTAAAATTGATCGAGCATATTCTTTTAAAAATAAATGAAATAAAATATTTATTCCTTTTGATTTTAAAATCAATAGTTCTTTTACGCTTGCAACTAATTCATAATCCTCAAAATCTCTTATTAAAACACCAAAATTTCTATCAGATGGAGGAGAATATGAATCTTTTGTATGATTATGAATAGATACAACATGATGCCCTTCAAACTCACCATCATCAAATGTTATTTTAACATTATTTTTTATTCCTTTTGCACATTTAAGAATTTCTCCAGTCACATAATCAAAATATACTACAAATTCATAGTCAAGATTTCGAGTTTTTTTAATGAATTCATCAACTGTTTTAAATGCCTCATCACTGAATTCAGACGGCAGATCCTCCATTCGAATTGAGGAAACATTTTCGGTTTTCAATTTTTGATAATCTTCAAAATCATCGCCAATATCCAACATACAAACTAATAGCACATATACACAAATTAAAATATTTCTAAATTTCATGAACAGATATTGGTTTATAAAACTTATAAAGCTTTATTTTAAAAATAAAAAGCAAATGACTTAATAAATGAATTTTTAAGAGTAATTTTACAAGTTTAAGGCAATATTGCACAACAAAAAATAGATTTGCAATGAATTTAAATTCAACTAACAAATTTAAATGGAACCCGTTATCTTTAA
This DNA window, taken from Methanobrevibacter sp., encodes the following:
- a CDS encoding zinc-ribbon domain-containing protein, whose amino-acid sequence is MKFCPKCGCENPDPAKFCIDCGAELPEVPSKPQNTSQKPAEKNKWIAPILDIVGGLISYFLCGIGHIFYLRLYKRGLVFCTVGAFIMAFNLLLQWAAGESLAVTLVSLVLGMGWTIYAAYDAIKCSEAINEGRMVPPLFGIADPEAMSRSQHIILIVLLIVALIAAGAFAVAQVASDDDVDSGLVSNVGNINTVSSDEGLQIRISCPVDWSASVGDGDASTMYEGTGDEVIEIDESQYDVIAAAVQKKTSGSDKLEVQIIKDGNVVDDESTTKDYGVVTVSTTI
- a CDS encoding Ig-like domain-containing protein; protein product: MLKKKSGLLILLLLIVSICAMSSVSAADNATDTIATDNQEVEEIVADVGEDTYEATADDEVAIEENDEVLSTVNDDSIISKDESEEALSAAIPVYSYQYTVKILDDNQISSTSGGKFYYYLSPYSMYYTEAYNFKFVFFDVHGTQVQETQYYYGDQGSASAGNYYITLGKNFLKPGLYMVGAYNKADGNLMSANSIKVSGNAVITANDFNGVYNTGTMTARVTDTKGNPLTSMGLNVVYKKGSTEVKESYVTDSNGYISFTPAVGVGTWSVTFSSQLSYVTAAAVTKTAVITKAPVSIKAYKVTEYKGFKTTIKAKVTSNGKAVNEGTVTFKINGKTYKVAVKNGWATKSIKLSKTKTYKYTAKFNGNANLQASKKVKAKAVLKKRLKTKIVMKKQYSIYSTASKIITIKVKTTSGKNVKDGKLKIRANGATSYATVKNGKAKVLLYGLGMKHFKSMSGNTETYKKVINKVVKLKYIPASHKYKSSSKKVKATSRFKCPGCGKTTTHNHYSVGYFYTHVQVIKVV
- a CDS encoding DUF2283 domain-containing protein, encoding MARLRYDYDYKNNSLFVYSSDPYEYDVSIELDNDVTLDLDINSKPVAFEFLNASELFNLDKGYFKNLVSITIQAAITEENICLNVQLVAIIHNNAQIFDASRITSNLNNIPAIETQLITV